Part of the Sphingomonadaceae bacterium OTU29LAMAA1 genome, ATCGCCCGCCGAGAACACGTCCAGCCCCGCGACCTTCAGCTTGGTCGACGTCACCGATCCGCGATAGCCGCTATGCTTCTCGACCAGCCCGTCGGCGAGCGCGCGGCACATATCCCACAGCGGCGCGACGAGGCCATAGACGTTGCCGTCATGCTCGACGCATTCGCCCACCGCGAGGATCGACGGGTCGGACGTGACCATATGGTCGTCGACCTGAATGCCGCGACCGACCGCAAGACCGGCATCGCGCGCGAGCGCCACCGAAGGCCGGATGCCGACCGCCATCACGACGAGGCTGGCGGGGATGACGGTGCCGTCCTTCAGCGCGACGCCCTCGACTCTGCCGTCGCCGACGATCGCGGCGGTATGCGCCTCGGTCAGGATCGTCTGGCCGCGCGCTTCCAGCGCCGACTTCAGCAGCCAGCCCGCCGCCTCGTCCAGCTGCCGCTCCATCAGCGTCGGCATCAGGTGGATGACGGTGACCTTCATACCGCGCAGCGTCAGCCCGTGCGCCGCTTCCAGCCCCAGCAGTCCGCCGCCGATCACCACCGCATCGCCGCCGGCTCCGGCGGCCGCGAGCATGTGGTCGACATCCGCCATGTCGCGAAAGCTGATGACGCCGGGCAGGTCCTTGCCCGGCACCGGGATGATGAACGGATCGGAACCGGTCGCGATCAGCAACTTGTCGTACGACACGCTGCGCCCCGACCGCGCCGTCACCGTCTTTGCCGCGCGGTTGATCGCCTGCACCGGATCGCTCGATACCAACTCGATCGCGTTCGACGCGTACCAGGCGGCATCGTTGATGACGATCTCGTCGAAGGTCTTCTCGCCCGCGAGCACCGGCGACAGCATGATGCGGTTGTAGTTCACATGCGGTTCGGCACCGAAGATGGTGACGCGGTAGCGATGCGGATCGCGGGCGATCAGCTCCTCCACCGCACGGCAGCCGGCCATGCCGTTGCCGATGACGACCAGGTGTTCGCGGGTGTTAATCATAGGGTCCAGTCCAGTTGGAGCCAGAGTTTGCGGGTGTTTGTGGCGAACACGTCCGCGTCGTAATCGGCGTAGCGGACGCTCGCGACGGTGCGGCCGAGCTTCGCCTGCGCCAGCAGGTCGATCTCGTTGCCGTAATGGCGGACCAGACGATCGCTTTCGAACCGGTGGTAGATCGCCTGTACCGACACGTTCTTCAGCGTGCCGACCTGCTTCCAGCCCCAGCCGGCGCTGGCATACAGGTCGCGGATGCCGTCGGCGGGCGTCGTGGTGAACTTGTCCGCCCAGCCCTGAAACTTGAAGATCGACGACAGCGGCGTCTGGAAGCTGGTCAGCGCGGTGCCGCGATCGGCGCCGAGCACTTCGTACCCCGCGCCCAGCTTCGGTCCCGCCAGATCGACCGCGACGTCGGCGAGCCAGTAATCGGCGCGATAGTCGTTGGGGTTGCGGTGGTAATCGGACTGGCGCGCATGGCTCGCCTGCCATGCGACGGTCGCCTTGCCGACCTTCCGCGATCCCGCCAGCCGGACGCCATAGCTCTGGCTCGACAGGCGATAGCCCTGCACCGGCGCCTCGTCCTGATCGACCAGATAGGCGAAACCGCTCAATGTGCCGATCGGCGACGCCCAGCCGAGCGTCGCGAAGATGTTGTCGCCGCCCACCGCCTGCGGCCGTGCGCCGAATCCGTCGATGCCCCAGATCGTGCGGACGCCCCATGCATAGGTGACGT contains:
- a CDS encoding alginate export family protein, yielding MRYTLTFPVLTLICAAPAAAQTITPLIDTRLRHEHVEQNGLRDDADAVTARIRAGLQVTEGPWSALAEAQGNLAIVGKYYDGLQGSATSRPQIADPQSIALYRAQLQYRSAPLTVTAGRQRIQLEDERFVGAAGIRNNGQTFDAVRAEIVPVTGVKADVTYAWGVRTIWGIDGFGARPQAVGGDNIFATLGWASPIGTLSGFAYLVDQDEAPVQGYRLSSQSYGVRLAGSRKVGKATVAWQASHARQSDYHRNPNDYRADYWLADVAVDLAGPKLGAGYEVLGADRGTALTSFQTPLSSIFKFQGWADKFTTTPADGIRDLYASAGWGWKQVGTLKNVSVQAIYHRFESDRLVRHYGNEIDLLAQAKLGRTVASVRYADYDADVFATNTRKLWLQLDWTL